A genomic region of Arachis stenosperma cultivar V10309 chromosome 9, arast.V10309.gnm1.PFL2, whole genome shotgun sequence contains the following coding sequences:
- the LOC130951566 gene encoding uncharacterized protein LOC130951566 produces MVSLESVPRSIDAPSSPRISFSAEFLDENNFISISPNPEYERDNEEKKEGAAERGGAKNSNNNNAADFEFLSNNVSNNNNTVLTADELFFEGKLLPFWQMQHLEKLSKINLKAKEGEEEEDDDEDEELEEEVVVVNNNNNSSNNKEESSRVNWFVDDDPSPRPPKCTVLWKELLRLKKQRASSSLSPSSSSSSSSSSASSLGDVAAKEGKEQGSSRNNNNNNHKEQHVKRIKKGLERTRSATIRIRPMINVPICTQVKSSALPPLFPLKKGRLER; encoded by the coding sequence ATGGTATCTCTTGAGTCTGTTCCCAGATCCATTGATGCACCTTCAAGCCCCAGAATATCTTTCTCTGCTGAGTTCTTAGATGAGAACAACTTCATCTCCATAAGTCCAAACCCTGAGTATGAAAGAGATaatgaagagaagaaggaaggtGCTGCAGAGAGAGGAGGAGCAAagaatagtaataataataatgctgCAGATTTTGAGTTCCTCTCAAACAATGTgagtaacaacaacaacacaGTGTTAActgctgatgagcttttctttGAAGGGAAGCTTCTTCCCTTTTGGCAGATGCAGCATCTTGAGAAGCTAAGCAAGATCAACCTCAAAGCcaaagagggagaagaagaagaagatgatgatgaagatgaagagTTAGAAGAGGAAGTTGTAGTAgtgaacaacaacaacaacagtaGCAATAACAAGGAAGAGAGTAGTAGAGTGAACTGGTTTGTGGATGATGATCCATCTCCAAGGCCACCAAAGTGCACTGTTCTTTGGAAAGAGTTGCTGAGGTTGAAGAAGCAAcgtgcttcttcttccttgtcaccttcatcttcttcctcatcttcatcatcttctgCAAGTTCACTTGGTGATGTAGCAgcaaaagaaggaaaagaacAAGGATCATCAaggaacaataataataataatcataaggAGCAGCATGTGAAGAGGATCAAGAAAGGGTTAGAGAGAACAAGGTCAGCTACTATTAGAATTAGACCAATGATTAATGTTCCAATTTGCACCCAGGTCAAAAGCAGTGCCTTGCCACCTCTTTTTCCACTCAAGAAAGGAAGATTAGAgaggtaa
- the LOC130951036 gene encoding putative leucine-rich repeat receptor-like serine/threonine-protein kinase At2g14440 produces the protein MRLLYLLLLLPLLFTLSFSQTFPKGYSLNCGALSGTKIDGREWISDSAYISTGTPKNVTPSVLHPTLATVRSFNYQVKKHCYSVPVYRGAKYLLRSTYFYGGVNGPDHPSPPVFDQIVDGTLWTVVNTTVDYTNGNSTLYEGVFLAQGKNMSFCIGSNNYTDSDPFISALEFLIVGGSLYNTTDFTKFGLSLVARSSFGYSGSPIRYPDDQFDRIWEPYGQGNSTKANTDNVSVSGFWNLPPLKIFETHIGSDQLESLELRWPPASLPSSKYYVALYFADDAAGSRIFNISVNDITYFRDLNAISSGVVVFANQWPLSGPTTVTLTPTANSSLGPLINAGEVFEVLSLGERTLTRDVIALERIKKSLRNPPLDWNGDPCMPQQYAWTGITCSTGPRIRVVTLNLTSMELSGSLSPFVAIMTALTNIWLGNNSLSGHIPDLGSLTLLETLHLEDNQFDGEIPSSLGNISTLHEIFLQNNNLTGQVPSNLIGKPGLNLRTSGNNFLSPASAPAPAT, from the exons ATGCGCCTCCTctacctcctcctcctcttacCTCTCCTCTTCACCCTTTCCTTCTCTCAAACATTCCCCAAAGGTTACTCCCTTAACTGCGGCGCGCTCTCGGGGACCAAAATCGATGGCCGTGAATGGATTTCCGATTCGGCTTATATCTCAACGGGGACACCAAAGAACGTAACGCCCTCTGTTTTGCATCCCACTCTTGCAACCGTCAGGTCCTTCAATTATCAGGTGAAGAAGCACTGCTACAGTGTTCCCGTGTATCGCGGTGCAAAGTACTTGCTACGGTCTACGTACTTCTACGGCGGTGTGAACGGTCCCGATCACCCTTCCCCTCCGGTCTTTGACCAGATCGTTGACGGAACGCTTTGGACCGTGGTCAACACCACCGTTGACTATACCAATGGAAACTCTACGCTCTACGAAGGGGTGTTCTTGGCTCAGGGCAAGAACATGAGCTTCTGTATTGGGTCCAATAATTACACGGATTCTGATCCCTTCATATCTGCTTTGGAGTTTCTGATTGTTGGAGGTTCTCTTTATAACACCACGGATTTCACCAAATTTGGACTTAGCTTGGTTGCAAGGAGCAGTTTTGGATATTCAGGATCACCAATTCG ATATCCTGATGATCAGTTCGACCGGATATGGGAGCCTTATGGGCAGGGTAACTCTACCAAAGCAAACACTGACAATGTTTCTGTTTCTGGATTTTGGAACCTTCCACCTCTTAAAATATTTGAGACACACATAGGATCTGATCAGTTGGAATCATTGGAACTGAGATGGCCTCCGGCATCACTTCCGAGCTCCAAATACTATGTCGCCCTATACTTTGCTGATGACGCTGCAGGATCAAGAATCTTTAACATAAGTGTGAATGATATAACATATTTCCGTGACTTGAATGCCATTTCATCAGGTGTTGTTGTCTTTGCCAACCAGTGGCCTCTTTCTGGTCCTACAACTGTAACTTTGACCCCTACTGCTAATTCATCCTTGGGCCCCTTAATCAACGCTGGCGAAGTTTTTGAGGTGCTGTCTCTTGGGGAAAGAACTTTAACTCGAGACG TTATTGCTTTGGAAAGGATAAAAAAGAGCCTCCGAAATCCTCCACTTGATTGGAATGGTGATCCTTGTATGCCTCAGCAGTACGCGTGGACTGGCATCACATGTTCCACGGGTCCCCGCATTCGAGTAGTGACTTT AAATTTGACAAGTATGGAGCTTTCAGGATCTTTGTCTCCTTTTGTTGCCATTATGACAGCTCTGACTAATAT CTGGCTTGGAAATAACAGTTTGTCAGGGCACATTCCTGACCTAGGTTCACTAACACTGTTAGAAACATT GCACTTGGAAGACAATCAATTCGACGGAGAGATTCCTTCATCCCTAGGGAACATCAGCACTTTGCATGAAAT ATTTCTGCAAAACAATAATTTGACAGGTCAAGTTCCATCAAACCTTATTGGAAAACCAGGGCTGAACCTCAG AACGTCTGGAAATAATTTCTTATCACCTGCATCAGCACCAGCACCAGCAACTTGA